One segment of Dama dama isolate Ldn47 chromosome 15, ASM3311817v1, whole genome shotgun sequence DNA contains the following:
- the FRAT1 gene encoding proto-oncogene FRAT1: MPCRREEEEEAGEEEEEEEEEDSFLLLEQSVTVGGSVEVDRLVAQIGETLQLDSAQDRPASACAPPGPPLQPPRPPAAVRADKARSPEQPLLLPAASVEAGGPAPPGAWRCALGDRGRVRGRAAPYFVAELAAGPSALSPLPPQPSLDGPLGADKRGSPQPLSGPCRRGWLRDAAASRRLQHRRGLQPPARNGDDDPHRLLQQLVLSGNLIKEAVRRLHSRRLQLHAKLPQRQLLGPLSAPVHEPPSPRSPRAACSDPGASGRRAQLRTGDSVLVPGS, encoded by the coding sequence ATGCCGTGccggagggaggaggaagaggaagccggcgaggaagaggaggaggaagaggaggaggacagcTTCCTACTGCTGGAACAGTCGGTGACTGTGGGCGGCTCGGTTGAGGTGGACCGGCTGGTGGCCCAGATCGGCGAGACGCTGCAGCTGGACTCGGCGCAGGACCGCCCTGCCTCCGCGTGCGCGCCCCCGGGGCCGCCACTGCAGCCCCCGCGGCCCCCGGCAGCGGTGCGAGCGGACAAGGCCCGGTCCCCAGAGCAGCCGCTGCTTCTACCGGCCGCGTCGGTCGAGGCTGGGGGTCCAGCGCCCCCGGGGGCCTGGCGCTGTGCCCTCGGGGACCGCGGCCGCGTGCGGGGCCGCGCTGCGCCCTACTTTGTGGCCGAGCTTGCCGCAGGCCCCAGCGCACTGTCCCCATTGCCCCCTCAGCCCAGCCTTGATGGGCCTTTGGGAGCAGACAAGCGGGGCTCCCCGCAGCCGCTGTCGGGCCCTTGCCGGCGAGGTTGGCTGCGGGACGCCGCCGCTTCCCGCCGCCTCCAGCACCGACGCGGGCTACAGCCTCCAGCCCGCAACGGCGACGACGACCCGCACCGGCTTCTGCAGCAGTTGGTGCTCTCGGGGAACCTCATCAAGGAGGCCGTGCGGAGGCTTCATTCGCGACGGCTGCAGTTGCACGCAAAGCTCCCCCAGCGCCAGCTCCTGGGCCCTCTGTCGGCCCCAGTGCATGAGCCCCCTTCGCCCCGCAGCCCTCGCGCGGCCTGCAGCGACCCCGGCGCGTCCGGGAGGAGGGCGCAGCTCAGAACAGGCGACAGCGTTCTAGTCCCCGGCAGCTAA